The Deltaproteobacteria bacterium genome includes the window CTCCCTGCGCCCGGTAACGAAATCCCCGCCGCAGTGGGGGCAGGTTTCCTTTTCAGGACCCACGGTGTTTCTCGAAAAAAGTCCCGAACGCCACTCGACCTCTTTCCCGCAGTGCGGGCAGTATTCGGAGATGAATGTCTGCATGACATTCAGGTCCCGGCCAGGCATGCCCGCAAGGCCTGGTCCAAATCTTCCCTGATATCATCGGGATCTTCGATGCCCACGGACAACCGCATCAAGCGGTCGGTGATGCCCAGTTCTTCGCGTTCGGCAGCGCTCATCTTGGCATGGGAGGTGGTAACCGGCGCGCAGATGATCGTTTCCACACCTCCCAGGCTCAAGGCCGGCCTTATCATTTTCAGGTTCCTGAGAAATTGATGCGGATCCACCTTGTCTTCATTCAGCTCAAAGGAAACCATGCCGCCGAAACCGTTCATCTGTTGACAGGCGATTGCATGTCCCGGGTGGTCTTCAAGACCGGGATAATACACCTTGCTGATGAGGGGGTTTTTCTTGAGGAAACCGGCCGTGGCCAATGCATTTTCATTCTGACGCTCCACCCGGATGCCAAGGGTTTTCAAGCTTCTTTCAATCAGATAGCAGGTCCCGGCATTCAAGCTTCCGCCGAAATTAGCGGCCGTAGTTTGCATGCGCTCCACCAGGTTTGCGGAAGCGAGTGCGACTCCGCAGCAGATGTCGCTGTGCCCGCCGATATACTTGGTTCCGCTGTGAACAACGATATCCATGCCTAAATCGATGGGATTCTGGTTGATGGGGGAGGCAAAGGTGTTGTCGATGATGGTCAAGATATTTTTCGATCCGGCCAGATCGGCCACCGCCCGGATATCCGTGATCGACAGGAGCGGATTAGAGGGCGTTTCGATGTAGATGATACGGGTGTTTTCACGAATCACTTTTTGGATGTCGGAGAGCTGATTGGAAACGAAATCGTAAGTGATGCCGAAGCGGTCGAACTCGGCCGTGGCAAAATGGTGGGTCCCGCCATATATGTCCTTTTGAAGAACGATGTGGTCGCCCTGGCCGACCAAGGCAAAGACAGCCGTGCTGATGGCGGCCATGCCGGAGCTGAAGATCAGTCCGTTTTCTGCATTTTCCAGCGCACACAGCTTTTTGACGATGGCGGCTTGGTTGGGCGTGTTGAAATAGCGGGGATAAACGTTTTCGTCGCGATCCAGATATTCAAATGATGAGGAGGTGAAAACAGGTGTGTTGATTCCTCTAGTGGTTGGTTCCATATAGGTGCCACTGTGAACGCACTGGGTATGTTTTTTCATGTTTCATTCTCCATCGTTAAAATTTCGGATCTATCGGTTTCACTGCCGGAACGATATCATCCCCGGCTGCCAGCCGCTGCAAACTGCGCCGTAGCAGTATTCCCCCGGGTTTGACACGCAACACAGCAGTGCATAGCTTTGCATTTATATTACAAAGGCAACTATGGGGTAGCGGGTCAAATGAATACCGACAATGGATTGACAACCAGGCCGATTCCGGGCCTGATCGCCCAGCTGGCGATTCCCGCCAGCATCGGCATGTTTTTCAACACCATGTACAACGTGGTGGACACCTGGTTCAGCGGCCTGATCTCCACGGAGGCGATTGCGGCCCTGTCCCTCTCTTTTCCGGTTTTTTTTGTCATCCTGTCCATCGGCTTCGGTATCAGCACCGGAACGACGGCCCTGATCGCCAACGCGTTGGGTGCCGGGGATGAAAATGAGGCCCGGTTGTATGCGGTTCAGTCTGTTTCCTTTACCGTGATCCTGTCCCTGATGCTGTCCACTGTGGGGCTTTATGCGTCCCCCCTTCTTTTCAGGATTCTGGGCGCCCACGGGTCCTATCTCTCGATTTCCCTGGCCTACATCGACGTCATTTTCTACGGGCTGGTGTTTTTTGCCCTGACCTACGTGCTGAATGCCATCCTTGTCGCTCAGGGCGATACCAAAACGTTTCGCAACGTGTTGATATTGGGGTTTTTCCTCAACCTGGCGTTCGACCCCTGGTTTATTTTCGGCGGGTTGGGCCTGCCGGCACTGGGTCTTGCCGGCGTGGCCTGGGCCACCATTCTCATCCAGTTTTTCAGTTTCCTCTTCATGGGGTGGCGCGTGATCCGTACCGGCCTGATATGCCGCGACTGCTGGGGCATGTTCGTGCCGCGGTGGCGCTATTTCGTGGAGATTGCCAGGCAGGGCTTTCCGGCCAGCCTCAACACCATGACCATCGCCATCGGCATCTTCATCATCACCTGGTTTCTCAGTCGGTTCGGTCAGACCGCCGTAGCGGCGTACGGCATCGCCACCCGGGTCGACCAGATCGCCCTGCTTCCCATTATGGGGCTTTCCACCGCCACCCTGACGCTGGTGGGCCAGAACAACGGCGCCGGGAAATACGACCGCTGCCGCGAAGCCTATCACAAGGCCCTCTTTTACGGCATCCTGGTCACCACGGTGAGCATTGTCGTCGTGTTCGCCATACCGCGCCTCATCATGCAGGCCTTTACCGAGGACAGTGCGGTGGTGGGCATCGGCGCCTTTTATTTGAGGATTTCCGCTTTCATCTACTGGGCCTACATCATCCTGTTCGTCGCCGTGGCCGCGATGCAGGGGTTGAAGCGGCCGCTTTACGCCATCTGGATCGGCCTTTACCGCCAGATCACGGCTCCGGCGGTCGTGTTTTACGCCCTGGCCTATCTTTTGGGAATGGGCCTTACCGGCATCTGGTGGGGCATTTTCCTGGTCACCTGGTCGGCCGCCCTCTTCACCCTCTATTATGTCCGGCGCACCATGAACAGGGCATTTTCACCTGAGTCGAGCGTTTCAACGTAAATTCAACTAATTTGTCAAGAGCCCCGGTTACGGCGGGGACAGGTCGAATACCTCGGGACGGGTGAAGTAACCGCTTGTATCTTTTACCGACAGCCACACTTTAAGGGCGCTGTCGATCGGTATGCTCAGGGAGTCGCCCCCTTCTTCCGTCCAGTCGCTGTCGTTGTCGAATTTGTACCGGACCGCCAGCACTTCCCTGCCGGTTTCCTGAGACGGGGCATAGGTCACGTTCAGCAGTTCTCCCTCAACGGAACAAGCGCTCATCTGCGGCTCAAGCTCGGTGGCCATGAGTGCGTAGGGGTTGCCCCTGGTGACTCCGTCACCACCGTCGCACCAGATGTTCACGCTCACCAGGTCTTCCAGATAAATAAGGTGGCCGTTGCTTTCGGGATAGAAAGCGGCCGTGGGGTCGATGATGTTGATGTTGGCCTGATAAGCGTAGCTGTCCACTGACGACGGATTGCCGAAGGGGTCGCTGTAGTAGCTTTCTCCACGGAGAACGCTGTTGACCGTGCCCACGTCCGCCCAGAGTTGGAAATGAACGGCTCCCCTCAATATGGGCGGGTCTTCCAGGATGTTGCCGTCATCGTCTTCGAAGCGGATCGAGAACGAAGCGATGCGGCCCTCTTCATCCACGTTTATCTCAGGGACGGGGTGGAAGCTCTGCTCGCTGTTTTCGAAGACGTAGATGTTTTCCTGGTGGGTCTGTCCGTCGGCCGTGGCGTATTCGACCAGGTAATCGCCCACCGGCGCATTGACAGGGTCGGTAATGTTGCCGCCGGCCTGGGCCGTTAAATCGGAGTCATCGGAATGGTTGCAGCGCAGGTCCAGGGGGACTTCGCTGACATCCGTTTCCTGGCCCTCGACCTGCTGGTCTTCGCAGGGATAGCCGTAAAAATAGGTGACCCGGGTGTCATCGGGAAAAACGACCCGTCCGCCCCGTTCCCCCTGCTCGTCGTAGAGGTCTTTGGCCGTGTAGCCGTTTTTGTTGGTGGTGAACTGCAGCACGAAAGAGCGGTCTGACTCTTGCACGACGTCGTCGCGCCAGTCACCGCTCCCGTCCCAGTCATAGGGTTCAAGGGTTCCCCGGTCCAGGTAAGTGGTGGTCGCATAGTGTAAATCCAGCCTGGCCGTATAGTCCTGAAAGCGGCGCTCGATGATGGAGACGACATATTCCCAGGGGATGCGGGATTTTTCCCGGTCAACCAGGGGATGGAAGGTAACCAGGTCCTGCCAGTCGACCTGACCGTCTCCATTGACGTCCTCACGAATGATCGCCCTGGCCACGCGCCGCAGCACGGTTCGTATGCCTTCGGGGTCCGCGGCCGGATCATAGCCCGGCGGCAGGTTGGAGTCACCCATGGGGTTGGTGGCGTTGGCAATGGCGTCGAATACGGCGTCCGTGGCAAACAGCAGCAGGGGATTGGCCACAACCCGCAGGGTTTCGAGATCGACCGGGCTGGGCAGGACGAATTCGAGGGCCGTCTCGTTGGGCGTGGGCGTTTCGTCCCGGATGCCGTCGTCGTCCGCGTCGACGTCGAATCCGCCGGTGACCCTCACCAGCAGCGGCATATCCGCAATTTCCGTGATGGCGTCGATGGTGATGCTCCCGGCCTCGGTCAACGCCGCTGCATCACTGGTGACCCCGGAGCGGATAACGACATCGGGATCCTTCAACGTCGTGATGGTGAAGTCGGCGTCCACGATGGGCCCCATGACGACGTTGAAGGTCACCGTTGACCCGCCGCCACCTCCCCCGCTGCACGACATGCAAAGCAGCAGCGAAAAGAAAACCGGCAGCAGGTTAAAGCGTGTGGATCCCTTCATTGGCATACCTTCCCATAGAGGTCGTTTAAAGGTGGTTTGCTAGGCCTGTACGAACAGCCCTTTGTCTTCCTCCAGCGCATACAGCTTGTCGACCATGAATTCCACGTATTTCTGGCACTTTTCCTTCCAGATGCCGGAATCCAGGAATTCTTTGTAAACACCGGGTTTGGAGAAATCCATGCCGATAAGCCCGCTGCAGGTGATGTCGCCGAAATGTTGATTGAATTCAGTGACTATTTTGGCTGAATGGGTACGGATGGCATGGCGGGCCTGCTTGGCGCCCTCCTTGTCATCCAGAGAGGCACGATGGCGCAAACCGAGAAAGACCGCCGAGGAGGACACCACCCCGCAGGGGGCGTTCTGAAACCCGCCGATACCGCCTAAAAAAGGGATACCGGCCCACAGAAAGTCTTCGTTTTCCAAACCATAAGCTTCCCACATAACTTGCAGGACGGAAGGCCCTCAGTGGTATCCACCCAACATGAGTTTCTGGGCACGATCCTTGGCCTCTTGGACGGTCATTTTCATCTGCATCAGGGTTTCCTCCTTGCGTTAAGGGTTTTAGGATGAAGATGCTATAAAACCCCGAAAACAGCATTAAAGTCAACCCCGGGCGAAAAAATTTAGGAGATTTCAGCCTTGATTCGCAAATAGCGCCATATTTTTATGCGGGTCATTAACGGGAATTGACAATCCGTGTTTATCTGATTATTGTTTATTAGATAAAAAGGGGTAACATCGGCGCAGCCGAGTTGAGCAAGAATTGTTTTACAATAATTGTCGATCTTTGAAAAATTGGGGGCGAAACGGCTTCGACGGGGATAAGGAAGCTCTGATTGCATGTCGAGCTCCTGTCAGCTCGTAAAACGACGGGAACTAAATATAATCGCAGACGATTATGAATACGCTCTAGCCGCTTAAGGCTAGCGTCCTTCCGGACCATTCCTGCTAATCCGGACAGGGCGACGACTCGCAGGATAGCCGATCACGACTTTTCGCTAAATGAACGGCGAACTTCCAGCGGAATAGCCTTGTGAGCATCTTGTCTGATAGGCACTCGCAGAGGCGAATCCTCAAGATCAGACTAAACATGTAGATATCAGTGTGGAATATTTTCGGACGCGGGTTCGACTCCCGCCGCCTCCACCATGCTTCGCCCTTCGGGCTACGCACGGCAGGCCATTATTAAGAGGCTTGCCGTTCTTGTTTTAAGTGATATATGAATAATTTCAGGCGAAGCATGCCCTGCCAAGTTTCCTGGAACGAAGCGGGGCGCACCAACCTCCCATAAAAACGCATACCTTTGAAAAATATCTGAAATCGCATTCTGGCATTGCGTTTGCTAATAAGCGCCTTTGATAAAGCCCGGCATAATTTTTGAGGCGGTCAATTAGGAAAGAATTTATATATAGAAACAAGCGGTTATATCTTTTCCAAATTATTCCCACCCTAAAAAACGTTTTGATATCGCTCTATGTCCAACCTGATAGAACAGATGCCGGCAAAACATATGAGCGTTAATCGTTTAAAGAGCATATCATTGAAGCAAATGGTCGCAAACGAAGCTTCTGCTCAAAATATGAGATTAAGAAATGAAGGCGCGCACCTGACGCTGGATCAGGCCGAATGCTTGTGTAACGGCGAAGTGGTGCCGGAAGCCGACTCGGATGATGCGCGGGAACTGCTCAATTACCTGTCAGCTATTGAATTCGTTTCCGAGCACACGTCTGAAAATGTCGACAACCTACAATGTCACCGCATCGATGCCTTTTCATATTTGAGCAGTTTAATTTAATATAAACTATTGATTAATCATCATAACCTGTTAATTATCAAACGATTCGAAAAAATGACCACTTTTCAATAAAAATTTCCATGTTGCGTCTATAGCCTCTGATCATATTTCAGCTGGCAACCAGCTACGTTCAAAAGGGAAATATAACGGCATGCAGGAAACGCACAGCAGCGATCCTTCTTCGGCATCACATTCCCACGGTAAATCCCTTGAAGAGGTGCATAGCACGGTTGAAACCCGGCATCCAAATTTATGGAAGCGTATATTTGCCTTTGCCGGGCCGGCCTATCTGGTCAGCGTCGGTTACATGGACCCGGGCAACTGGGCGACCGATCTGGAAGGCGGCTCACGCTTCGGTTACGCGCTGATTTGGGTTATCCTGATGTCGAACATGATGGCGGTGCTCCTGCAGACCTTGTCGGCCCGCCTGGGAATCGTCACCGGCAAAGACCTGGCTCAAGCCTGCCGTGCGGAATATTCGAAGGCCGCTTCATTCGCGCTCTGGATTTTTTGCGAGATCGCCATTGCCGCCTGTGATCTGGCCGAGCTGCTGGGCACCATCCTCGGGTTGAATCTTCTCTTTGGCCTTCCCCTGCTCTGGGGGGCCGCGGTAACCCTGCTCGACACCTTTCTGCTGCTCGCGATCCAGCGTTTGGGGATTCGTAAGATGGAAGCGTTTATTCTTTCACTGATCAGCGTCATAGCGGGCGGTTTTATCGTCAATCTTTTTCTGGCCAAACCGGACTGGGGCCCGGCTGCTGCCGGTTTGATACCTTCCTTGCCCGAGGGATCGCTTTACATCATTCTCGGTATCATCGGTGCAACGGTGATGCCCCACAATCTTTATCTTCATTCGTCTCTGGTGCAGACGAGGCGTGTATCACGCATCGTTGATTCGAGAGCCCAGGCCTGCCGCTATAATTTGATTGATTCCACCATCGCTTTGAATGCGGCCTTTTTCGTCAACACGGCCATTCTTGTCCTGGCGGCGGCCGTTTTTCACCGTCACGGTATAGTTGTCACCGAAATTCAGCAGGCGCACCAAATGCTCGACCAACTTCTGGGGTCCCACGCCGCTCCCATCGCCTTCGGGCTGGCTTTGCTCGCCGCCGGTCAAAGCTCCACGCTGACCGGCACCCTGGCAGGGCAAATCGTCATGGAAGGGTTTGTGAAAATCCGACTCAGGCCTTATTTGCGGCGCTTGATTACACGCGCCATAGCGCTGCTGCCGGCTGTGGTGGTCATCTCGATCTCGGGGGACGAGGGCACCTACAAGCTGCTGATTTTAAGTCAGGTGATTCTCAGCCTGCAACTGCCGTTTGCCATTGTCCCCCTTGTGCATTTCACCAGCGACAAATTGAAAATGGGATCGTTCGCCAGTAAGTGGTGGGTGAAGGTGCTGGCATGGATCACATCCATCATCATCATCCTTTTAAACGGCAAGCTGGTTTATGATCAGATCATGGAGTGGCTCACGGGTGGCGCTCCTATGCTTTTTTCTATATTGGCGGTGATGATTGCGGCTGCCATTTCACTTTTCCTTGTCTACATCATTCTCCTTCCGCTGGTGCGCGGGGAAAAGACTTGGACAGAAGAAAAAGCCAGCGGTGCCTCGGCAGTCATCGAGGACATAGCAACGCATCCCGTGAAACATATTGCCGCCGCATTGGGGCGTGACGCCAACGATGCGGCCATCGTCGGCCGGGCGCTCTCATTGGCCAAAACGGAAAAAGCCCTGCTAACCCTTATCCATGTAGCCGATACCGCCCTGGCACATGTTTACAGCGACGATGGCTATGACGCGCATACCCGTGACGACGAGCAATACTTGTTGGAAATAATGGAAGAAGTGCGGTCGTCCGGCGTGATGGTGGAGATTGAGCTCGCTTATGGCGATCCCGCCAAGGAACTGGTTCGCTTCGCCATATCGCACCACGTGGATATGCTGGTCATGGGCTCGCACGGGCACCGCTTGTTGGGGGATCTTCTGTGGGGGCAAACCGTGGATCCGGTCCGTCACCGGGTAAAGATACCTGTCTTGGTGATATGATAAAAAATGCGAAACGCGAATGGACTATTTTGGGAAAAGCAGCACGAATATAACGCGTACACCAAATCCTTCCGGTCCGCTGTCCGGGCTTTCCGCCCAATAGCGGATGCCGCCGCCTACATTGACAAGCTGCTTGCCCAAACTTAACACCTTCGTGGCCGTGAAATTCAGCGGTACTGACCACTTTTCAGCTTCCCAGTCATAGGTGGACTCCGTGTTGACCGTCAGGGTTACGGCACTCTTTGACGTATATGAGATGAACGGTTGTAAAAACGTGCTGCTGACATCCGCGCGATCATCGTCACCTGCCACCGACCAGATATGGTTTGCAAGCGTACCTAACGTCCAAGGTCCAGCCTGCTTGAGCGCTACAGCGGTGGGGCCCGTTCCCCATTTGTCCGCTCCGAGCAAATCATCCGTGGCCGTTGGAATAAGAAACACGGGCCCGACACCCCATATCAAGCCTCTCTCTGTTGGTTCTTTCGGCGAAAAGAAAACGCTTTGCACTACATCTCCCAGGCCCGACTGGCTTCCCGCACCGGGATAGATGTCATCCTGCGAGACTATCGGCAAAATAGTCCTGGAAATGATATTCCAGTCATCGTTCATTGAAATCGGAACGACCGGCTGGATATTCAGTAAATAACGCTCCCCGTCGTCGTTTTGTCCGATATTGGAATCGTAGTTGAGTTGGAACGGAAGGCTGATGAGTGAAGCGATGGGATTGGCTAATTTCTTGGCAAGCGACTCCTTTTCTGCCGCAACTGCGTTTTGTGCCGTGAATACGGCGATGATCAACGCACATAGGATTGCGCATAGTCCCTGAGGGCGTGGCATGCATTTCATGCATTACTCCTTTCGTTACATATTGTCCAAAACCGACAACAAAACAAGAAATTGACGAAACTCGATTCCCGGAAAAATAAAAAGCGGACGGGAAGTGGAGGGTGGAACTAACCCCGGCGTATACAGCGCCGGGGTTATCGCTCCGCCCTCCATCGACCTCTAAATTATTTACCTTCTCCGACACGTGTAAAATCCGACATTACCTCTTCCAGATTAA containing:
- a CDS encoding PLP-dependent aspartate aminotransferase family protein → MKKHTQCVHSGTYMEPTTRGINTPVFTSSSFEYLDRDENVYPRYFNTPNQAAIVKKLCALENAENGLIFSSGMAAISTAVFALVGQGDHIVLQKDIYGGTHHFATAEFDRFGITYDFVSNQLSDIQKVIRENTRIIYIETPSNPLLSITDIRAVADLAGSKNILTIIDNTFASPINQNPIDLGMDIVVHSGTKYIGGHSDICCGVALASANLVERMQTTAANFGGSLNAGTCYLIERSLKTLGIRVERQNENALATAGFLKKNPLISKVYYPGLEDHPGHAIACQQMNGFGGMVSFELNEDKVDPHQFLRNLKMIRPALSLGGVETIICAPVTTSHAKMSAAEREELGITDRLMRLSVGIEDPDDIREDLDQALRACLAGT
- a CDS encoding MATE family efflux transporter, with the protein product MNTDNGLTTRPIPGLIAQLAIPASIGMFFNTMYNVVDTWFSGLISTEAIAALSLSFPVFFVILSIGFGISTGTTALIANALGAGDENEARLYAVQSVSFTVILSLMLSTVGLYASPLLFRILGAHGSYLSISLAYIDVIFYGLVFFALTYVLNAILVAQGDTKTFRNVLILGFFLNLAFDPWFIFGGLGLPALGLAGVAWATILIQFFSFLFMGWRVIRTGLICRDCWGMFVPRWRYFVEIARQGFPASLNTMTIAIGIFIITWFLSRFGQTAVAAYGIATRVDQIALLPIMGLSTATLTLVGQNNGAGKYDRCREAYHKALFYGILVTTVSIVVVFAIPRLIMQAFTEDSAVVGIGAFYLRISAFIYWAYIILFVAVAAMQGLKRPLYAIWIGLYRQITAPAVVFYALAYLLGMGLTGIWWGIFLVTWSAALFTLYYVRRTMNRAFSPESSVST
- a CDS encoding C-GCAxxG-C-C family protein → MWEAYGLENEDFLWAGIPFLGGIGGFQNAPCGVVSSSAVFLGLRHRASLDDKEGAKQARHAIRTHSAKIVTEFNQHFGDITCSGLIGMDFSKPGVYKEFLDSGIWKEKCQKYVEFMVDKLYALEEDKGLFVQA
- a CDS encoding Nramp family divalent metal transporter, producing MQETHSSDPSSASHSHGKSLEEVHSTVETRHPNLWKRIFAFAGPAYLVSVGYMDPGNWATDLEGGSRFGYALIWVILMSNMMAVLLQTLSARLGIVTGKDLAQACRAEYSKAASFALWIFCEIAIAACDLAELLGTILGLNLLFGLPLLWGAAVTLLDTFLLLAIQRLGIRKMEAFILSLISVIAGGFIVNLFLAKPDWGPAAAGLIPSLPEGSLYIILGIIGATVMPHNLYLHSSLVQTRRVSRIVDSRAQACRYNLIDSTIALNAAFFVNTAILVLAAAVFHRHGIVVTEIQQAHQMLDQLLGSHAAPIAFGLALLAAGQSSTLTGTLAGQIVMEGFVKIRLRPYLRRLITRAIALLPAVVVISISGDEGTYKLLILSQVILSLQLPFAIVPLVHFTSDKLKMGSFASKWWVKVLAWITSIIIILLNGKLVYDQIMEWLTGGAPMLFSILAVMIAAAISLFLVYIILLPLVRGEKTWTEEKASGASAVIEDIATHPVKHIAAALGRDANDAAIVGRALSLAKTEKALLTLIHVADTALAHVYSDDGYDAHTRDDEQYLLEIMEEVRSSGVMVEIELAYGDPAKELVRFAISHHVDMLVMGSHGHRLLGDLLWGQTVDPVRHRVKIPVLVI
- a CDS encoding transporter, translating into MPRPQGLCAILCALIIAVFTAQNAVAAEKESLAKKLANPIASLISLPFQLNYDSNIGQNDDGERYLLNIQPVVPISMNDDWNIISRTILPIVSQDDIYPGAGSQSGLGDVVQSVFFSPKEPTERGLIWGVGPVFLIPTATDDLLGADKWGTGPTAVALKQAGPWTLGTLANHIWSVAGDDDRADVSSTFLQPFISYTSKSAVTLTVNTESTYDWEAEKWSVPLNFTATKVLSLGKQLVNVGGGIRYWAESPDSGPEGFGVRVIFVLLFPK